Proteins encoded in a region of the Mucispirillum schaedleri ASF457 genome:
- the radA gene encoding DNA repair protein RadA, whose amino-acid sequence MAKLKTTYVCQNCGAVQSKWMGKCPECNQWNSLVEEVIEKQSSSKSSYNQNYIPKNTPVILSNVAGIETHRFETGIKELDQVLGGGIVKGSVVLIGGEPGIGKSTVILQVAGILNKKNKKVLYVSGEESPSQIRMRADRLNVTADNLELLTTTSFEDVLSATAIKQYDYLIIDSIQTITSEEIISGGGAVGQIRHVTYRLVELAKSTGLTVFIIGQVTKDGNIAGPKVLEHLVDTVLYFEGDYSRGVRIIRSVKNRFGSTDEVGIFEMSQSGLIEAGDRAFFDKDSSQASGKVICPVLEGTRPFLIEIQALVAPTFFQYPKRNATGYDNNRLAMLIAILEKKGGLNLSGADVYLNIAGGIKINEPSADLAVCAALISSFKDKPVPYTMAFAGEVGLTGEIRSVSNIQGRINECSKFGVETLYTNNKHEKSKNIKLVNVKNINDLLKL is encoded by the coding sequence ATGGCAAAATTAAAAACAACTTATGTATGCCAGAACTGTGGAGCAGTCCAGTCTAAATGGATGGGAAAATGTCCAGAATGTAATCAGTGGAATTCGCTGGTAGAAGAAGTTATTGAAAAGCAGTCATCATCAAAATCATCTTATAATCAAAACTATATTCCTAAAAACACACCTGTTATTTTATCAAATGTGGCAGGTATAGAAACTCACCGCTTTGAAACAGGCATAAAAGAGCTGGATCAGGTATTAGGTGGCGGTATAGTTAAAGGTTCTGTTGTTTTAATAGGCGGCGAGCCGGGTATTGGCAAATCTACTGTTATATTGCAGGTTGCAGGCATATTAAATAAGAAAAATAAAAAAGTGCTTTATGTATCAGGTGAAGAATCACCATCACAAATCCGTATGCGGGCAGACAGACTAAATGTTACAGCTGATAATTTAGAGCTTTTAACAACTACTTCTTTTGAAGATGTGCTTTCTGCTACAGCTATTAAACAGTATGATTATTTAATAATAGATTCTATACAGACAATTACAAGTGAAGAAATTATTTCAGGCGGCGGTGCAGTAGGGCAGATTCGCCATGTTACATACAGGCTTGTAGAGCTTGCAAAAAGCACTGGTCTTACTGTCTTTATTATAGGGCAGGTAACAAAAGACGGCAATATTGCAGGTCCGAAAGTATTAGAACATTTAGTTGATACTGTTCTTTATTTTGAGGGCGATTATTCAAGGGGAGTCCGCATAATCCGCTCTGTTAAAAACAGGTTTGGCTCAACTGATGAAGTGGGTATTTTTGAAATGAGCCAGTCTGGTTTAATAGAAGCAGGGGACAGAGCCTTTTTTGATAAAGACAGCAGTCAGGCAAGCGGCAAAGTAATATGCCCTGTGTTAGAGGGCACAAGACCTTTTTTAATAGAAATACAGGCACTTGTTGCACCAACATTTTTTCAATACCCTAAAAGAAATGCCACAGGCTATGACAACAACAGGCTTGCAATGCTTATTGCTATTTTAGAAAAAAAGGGCGGCTTAAACTTATCTGGTGCAGATGTTTATTTAAATATTGCAGGTGGAATTAAAATCAATGAGCCAAGTGCAGATTTAGCAGTATGTGCTGCCCTTATTTCATCATTTAAAGATAAGCCAGTGCCATATACAATGGCTTTTGCAGGGGAAGTTGGCTTGACTGGAGAAATCCGCTCTGTTTCCAATATACAAGGCAGAATAAATGAATGTTCTAAATTTGGAGTGGAAACTTTATATACTAATAATAAACATGAAAAAAGTAAAAATATAAAATTAGTTAATGTGAAAAACATAAATGATTTATTAAAACTATAA
- the ruvB gene encoding Holliday junction branch migration DNA helicase RuvB, translating to MKETDIYSISETNEDKLGALRPECFDDYTGQKKVIENLKVYVKAAKERGDSLDHCLFYGPPGLGKTTLANIIAHELGVNITVTSGPAIEKSGDLAALLTNLTPRQVLFIDEIHRLHSSVEEILYPAMEDFKLDLLIGQGPGARSMRIDLPKFTLVGATTRAGLLTSPLRDRFGMIIRLEFYQDEELAQIITRGAGLLNTPIEKKAALEIAKCSRGTPRIAHRILRRMRDFAHVFNKGIISLDIAYDGLKRLEIDNAGLDANDRRLLMTIIEKYDGGPVGLETLAAATSEEKDTIEDVIEPFLIYKGFIQKTPRGRVASKITYDHLGIRYNHKTSIEEFLEDE from the coding sequence ATGAAAGAAACAGATATTTACAGCATATCAGAAACAAATGAAGATAAGCTTGGTGCACTTCGTCCTGAATGTTTTGATGATTATACAGGGCAGAAAAAAGTCATAGAAAACTTAAAAGTCTATGTAAAAGCAGCAAAGGAAAGGGGGGACAGCCTTGACCACTGCCTTTTTTATGGTCCACCCGGTCTTGGAAAAACTACTCTTGCAAATATAATAGCTCATGAGTTAGGTGTAAATATTACTGTAACAAGCGGACCTGCCATAGAAAAATCTGGTGATTTAGCAGCACTTTTAACTAACCTGACACCTAGACAGGTGCTTTTTATAGATGAAATACACAGGCTGCATTCAAGTGTGGAAGAAATATTATATCCAGCTATGGAAGATTTTAAGCTTGATTTATTAATAGGTCAGGGACCGGGCGCAAGAAGTATGCGTATAGATTTGCCAAAATTTACTCTTGTTGGGGCAACTACTCGTGCAGGGCTTTTAACATCTCCACTTAGAGACAGGTTTGGTATGATTATCCGCCTTGAATTTTATCAAGATGAAGAACTTGCCCAGATTATTACCCGCGGTGCTGGTCTTTTAAACACTCCCATAGAAAAAAAAGCAGCTTTAGAAATAGCTAAATGCAGCCGCGGCACTCCAAGGATAGCCCATAGAATACTTAGAAGAATGAGAGATTTTGCCCATGTATTTAATAAGGGCATAATATCTCTTGATATTGCTTACGACGGACTGAAACGGCTAGAAATAGATAATGCGGGGCTTGATGCAAACGACAGACGGCTTTTAATGACTATTATAGAAAAATATGATGGCGGCCCTGTTGGTTTAGAAACATTAGCTGCAGCAACAAGCGAAGAAAAAGATACCATAGAAGATGTTATAGAGCCATTTTTAATATATAAAGGGTTTATTCAAAAAACTCCAAGGGGCAGAGTGGCATCAAAAATAACTTATGACCATTTAGGTATCCGTTATAATCATAAAACTTCTATTGAAGAATTTTTGGAAGATGAATAA
- the ruvA gene encoding Holliday junction branch migration protein RuvA, which translates to MIYKIKGVILEKDTNMIVVDTGGIAYEAVCSLATYSSVGSLGEICELYTYMAVREDGIYLYGFATKEEKRLFLMLISVSSIGPKMAVKILGGIGCESLIAAISSSDHQMLSTIPGIGKKTAERIVVELKDKFENQQVVYAPQDIREEVVGALVNLGYKVPESRKAVEKCSPNDDFETVLKNALQFLSGKK; encoded by the coding sequence TTGATTTATAAAATAAAAGGGGTAATACTAGAAAAAGATACGAATATGATTGTTGTAGATACTGGTGGCATAGCTTATGAAGCTGTATGTTCACTTGCAACATATTCATCTGTTGGAAGTTTGGGGGAAATATGTGAGCTTTATACTTATATGGCTGTCAGAGAAGACGGCATATATTTATACGGCTTTGCAACAAAAGAAGAAAAACGGTTATTTTTAATGCTTATATCAGTTTCTAGTATTGGTCCTAAAATGGCAGTAAAAATTCTTGGTGGCATAGGATGTGAAAGCCTTATTGCTGCCATATCATCATCAGACCATCAAATGCTTTCAACTATTCCGGGTATTGGTAAAAAAACAGCTGAAAGAATAGTTGTGGAATTAAAAGATAAATTTGAAAACCAGCAGGTTGTTTATGCACCGCAGGATATAAGAGAAGAAGTTGTTGGTGCATTAGTGAACTTAGGCTATAAAGTGCCTGAAAGCAGAAAAGCTGTTGAAAAATGCAGTCCAAATGATGATTTTGAAACAGTTTTAAAAAATGCTCTGCAGTTTTTATCAGGTAAAAAATAA
- the ruvC gene encoding crossover junction endodeoxyribonuclease RuvC, giving the protein MIFMGIDPGLNKTGVGIVYADIGKVEYIAHRLIKTKASDPLPFRLGALISGVVELILEYKPDMGAVEDIFHSVNAKSALLLGQARGALIAAMIAHDIPVKEFTALQIKKAVTGYGKAEKEQVKKLVELQLNIVVKGGMPLDVTDALACALCLAYNETRSIVI; this is encoded by the coding sequence ATGATTTTTATGGGAATAGACCCGGGGCTTAATAAGACAGGTGTGGGCATTGTATATGCTGATATTGGAAAGGTGGAATATATTGCCCATCGTCTTATAAAAACAAAAGCCAGTGACCCGCTGCCATTTCGTCTTGGAGCATTAATCAGTGGTGTGGTAGAGCTTATTTTAGAATATAAGCCAGATATGGGTGCAGTAGAAGATATTTTCCATTCAGTTAATGCAAAAAGTGCATTGCTTTTAGGGCAGGCTCGCGGTGCTTTAATTGCTGCTATGATAGCACACGATATACCTGTTAAAGAGTTTACTGCATTGCAGATAAAAAAAGCTGTTACAGGCTATGGCAAGGCAGAAAAAGAGCAGGTAAAAAAACTTGTTGAATTGCAGTTAAATATTGTTGTAAAAGGCGGAATGCCGTTAGATGTTACAGATGCACTTGCATGTGCCTTATGTCTTGCATATAATGAAACGAGAAGCATTGTAATATAG